CAATAAATGAATTCACCTTAAGGTGAAGATGTTGGGAAAGTATTTTGAGAGATTGTTGCTAAAAGTTCAGGCCTCAATTTAAGCCTATCAACTTTTGCTGCTTCATTACATCTTCTCAAACATTGCCaataacgcgattttttggcattttaatGTGAATCTGattgaaactttttattaacGAATTCGTAATCAGCACAAAAAATCGATCAGAAGTAGTTTTAACATTTtccgccaaaaattttttttccattgcaccttttttttaattttttcctacaTAGCTATTTCTTTTAAGCTgttcacaaaatttatttttttataataataaaatgaggtAGTTCGTTATTATTGCCGCTGAAATTGTTGGGGAAGAAAACACCATCGTCACCACCACTGCGCTAGGCGCTTCAGATAATTCACTCTCTATTTTGGGAGAAATATtaggcaataaaaatatttaggcaaaaaaaatcaacgcacacgacttttaaaatttatttaaaaattagacAGTCGCACGAGCTGCATTACGTGCAGTTCAATGCTTTCACGATTTATTCTTTAGAAGCTTTCCAGTAATTACCAATCAAATTGGTTTATTATCGTGATATACAACAAATCCACGAGCAACAAATTTAATTCCAATCAATTTAATTCTTTAATCGAATTccttatttcataaataattttttgtcacAAAGAAAAAGCATAAATCACACATTTTTATTCTGCcttattatttaattgaaagCTCCATGAAATTAGTAATGTAAAAGCGACGGTAAAAGCGATATTTGCACTGCTTGAGGCGCTGCTAAAACCAATCGTACCCGATGTAGCCGAAGTAGCCAATTTGTATGTATTACAAGCTACCGCATCATCGCTCAAACACATGGAACACTGTGAATCACTGAGGCACTCCTGTTGCTCCCGCTGATGTACAAAACAACCGCGGGTAGTGGCACCTTCGCTGGATTGGCGTACATAGCAATAGGAATTCTGTGTAGTTGGTATGGGACACTGAACAGCAGTCATGGCGGTAGTGTCAGCTGCACATTTGTTGTTCTGTGGAAGACATTGAAtagtgaatacatacatataatatataacaccACAATTAAACATGACATTTGCTCACCTCACTAGAATTGCACTCAATACATTTGAAGTCGGCGCGTCCTTTATCATTGCAAAGATTGCCAAAACATTTCACACACTCTGGATGATCGTCTAAATCGCATTTCTCACGATAGCTGGATTGCAAATCAGCGTAACAACCGCGTGCAACAACAGTgactgtttaaaaaataaaataaaaaaacat
The sequence above is drawn from the Anastrepha obliqua isolate idAnaObli1 chromosome 4, idAnaObli1_1.0, whole genome shotgun sequence genome and encodes:
- the LOC129245418 gene encoding uncharacterized protein LOC129245418, whose amino-acid sequence is MASGIYSKYTTYAILLLGVCALQNLTAAVDVVDPAVPRTCYTCEGINCLRITKLNATTECLDLVDYCVTIFRGFTVVARGCYADLQSSYREKCDLDDHPECVKCFGNLCNDKGRADFKCIECNSSENNKCAADTTAMTAVQCPIPTTQNSYCYVRQSSEGATTRGCFVHQREQQECLSDSQCSMCLSDDAVACNTYKLATSATSGTIGFSSASSSANIAFTVAFTLLISWSFQLNNKAE